The nucleotide sequence CCGTTTCTAACCAGATCGGGAAAATCACTCGTTTGCGGCGCTGGGCCTGGAACAACTGGCGGCGGAGTGGGCGCAAGCTGCTTAAGGCCTCTTCAACTGGTGCAGAAAGAGCATAATCTGTCCAGCTATCGGGGCGGGGGGTTTCGGTGACTAAGGCGGCACAGGCGGCGGCTAGTTGTTGCGGGGGCAACTCATCCAAGGCTCCAGAATCGAATGCCAAGGCTAACCACAGTTCGTTCTCGCCCCGCAAGGAAGCCGCTAATTGCCCCAAGGGGGTAGCAACTAAATCCTCCAGGCCCCCAAACTCTTGCAAAATGGCAATTAAACTCAAAAAGTCTTCCCAATGGGGGTGGGCTTGCTGGCTCAGTTTTTCTTGGCGATCCACCAGGTCTGTTAATAATTTCTCCCGTCGTCGCCGTAATCGTAAAGCCGTCCCTGGATTCGCCCCCACGGGTAGGGTGGCCATTTCAGTCTCAATTTGGGCAATTTTCTGGGCCTGGGCCTGGACTTCTCGGGAAACATCGGGATGCATTTCCGGTAAAGCTTTGGCGATGTTGGCTGCTTCCGTAGGCCCGTTCCAGGAATACCCACGTTTAGGGGAAATGTCGGTAGGCCAGGCTGGGAACATCACTGGAGCTACCTCGCCAATGGCCTTGACCTGCTCCAATGCGACGACATAAAAGCGGTTATTAACTCCCCAACAACCTAAGAGGGGAAATTGCCCCGGCCCCGGCAGTTTGGCAGCAAGGATCGCCGTGAGATAGGCATCTTCCACCTTGGGATGGAGTTCGGTCGTATCCAAGCACACTAAAGTCCCTGGTTGAGCAACCAAAAGTTGGGGAACCCGCTGTTCATGGGCCAGGGCCTCGGCCTGGTGGCTCAGGGTTTTCAGGAGGCGTTGTTCTTGGCGGAGCCGTTCCCGCAGCTTTTGATAACGACTCAGGGCCTGGGGGTTGGCAGGATCTAGACGCTGGTTAATCTCTTCCAGTTCTACTTCTAGTGTCGTAATGGCCTGGCGTTGGGGAGCAAGGTGTAAGGTGGCAAGGTATTGGCCAAAACTGCGCTCAATCAAGTCTCTGGCTTCCTCTAAGGTATGCCGTTGCAGCAGATTTAAAACCATCCCATAACTGGGTGTAAATTGACTCACCAGGGGATCCGGGCCAACAGTAGCCAGATAGGCAGCTTCCCGTGCACCTTCAAAGGGGGTTTGCAAGGTCACCACATGGCCAATTTCATCCATCCCCCGCCGTCCGGCCCGCCCCGAAATTTGCAAAAACTCAGAGGCTGTTAGCAAGCGATGCCCAGAATCCGTGCGTTTGGAAAGAGACGATAATACTGTTGTTCGGGCTGGCATATTAATTCCCGCCGCAAGGGTTTCGGTGGCAAACACGACTTTGATTAAGCCTTCCTGAAAAAGCTCTTCAATTAGGGTTTTCCAAAGGGGTAAGACTCCGGCATGGTGGGCGGCAATCCCCTGGCGCAAGGGGGCAATGTGGGCCGTGGGAACAACAGCCCCATTACGGGTTAAGAACTCGTCCAAAATTTGGTTCAGGGCCTGGGATTCCTCTGGATTGAGGAGAT is from Synechococcus sp. PCC 6312 and encodes:
- a CDS encoding RNA helicase; this encodes MNQTSYGLEEFTALFPFPLDNFQLQAIEALNQNCSVVVCAPTGSGKTLVGEYVIHRALARQRRVFYTTPLKALSNQKLRDFREQFGHEQVGLLTGDVSINRDAPILVMTTEIFRNMLYGTPIGEVGTSLAGVESVVLDECHYMNDRQRGTVWEESIIYCPAEIQLVALSATIANGEQLTDWITAVHGETRLIYSDWRPVPLQFYFCQGKGLFPLLNSEKTHLNARLLRSNPPPGRGRKRPEFLNLAYVVNQLAQRQMLPAIYFIFSRRGCDQALQQMGGVNLLNPEESQALNQILDEFLTRNGAVVPTAHIAPLRQGIAAHHAGVLPLWKTLIEELFQEGLIKVVFATETLAAGINMPARTTVLSSLSKRTDSGHRLLTASEFLQISGRAGRRGMDEIGHVVTLQTPFEGAREAAYLATVGPDPLVSQFTPSYGMVLNLLQRHTLEEARDLIERSFGQYLATLHLAPQRQAITTLEVELEEINQRLDPANPQALSRYQKLRERLRQEQRLLKTLSHQAEALAHEQRVPQLLVAQPGTLVCLDTTELHPKVEDAYLTAILAAKLPGPGQFPLLGCWGVNNRFYVVALEQVKAIGEVAPVMFPAWPTDISPKRGYSWNGPTEAANIAKALPEMHPDVSREVQAQAQKIAQIETEMATLPVGANPGTALRLRRRREKLLTDLVDRQEKLSQQAHPHWEDFLSLIAILQEFGGLEDLVATPLGQLAASLRGENELWLALAFDSGALDELPPQQLAAACAALVTETPRPDSWTDYALSAPVEEALSSLRPLRRQLFQAQRRKRVIFPIWLETGLVGLVEHWALGIDWSALCQATNLDQGDLVRLLRRTLDVLSQIPHAPHASPTLKKSATQARQLLDRFPVNDLLVEDPDINPQDIVSLSS